The Metarhizium brunneum chromosome 5, complete sequence sequence TTAGTACGTGCTTCGAACCCATGTTAGAGGGCCGATTCAGAACAAAACATGGCCTCCCACTTGCCTATCTTTACGCATACAAGGTTGCCGttacgtacttaagtaggtaaACCGTATTAGTGCTCTTTtccccatcaccaccaaggaTATCTTCCCCAGCTTTAACGTTTCGTTCTTGTTAGCCAATCAGTTTTCAAAAAAGCACATGATCAAACTATGCTTTGACATGGTTTATTAAGGACGTGCGATTCGAACTCCAAAGCAGTAAATATTAATGTAGTCAGGCGGGACGATATGCCAGCCTATTCAAATCATTTGTAAGTATTAGAGCCCTATATGCAAGGAAGCTATGGGTATCCCGCAAAACAGAGGTTGAAAGTGAAGCATGCGTCCTCCAAGCACATGAGTGTCTTATCAACTTACACAAGATAGGCGTTGGAAGCCTGACTTATTTAAACTTTGATCACACCCTTTCAGTCGCACTTTCAACTTCACATCTATTTTGTCCATCGTTGCTCAAAGCAGTTCTGAGTGACATACCCAGGCTCGTCGGTTGTGCTTCAACGCTGCGAAGAACGGGTTGTGATAAAACCCACACACACGTCGCTAGTACATCTTTCAAAATGGGCCATCCGCCCAGATTTAACAGTAGTGAGCAAAATCCAAATGACAATTCTACCTCATACTCCCTCAGCTTTGTGCCTTAGCAGATCCACGTCCGGTTTCCAGCCTTCCCACTTTCGACACCCGTGGAACTTGTAGAGATGCTGCCACATGTGATCCTTCCTGGTGAAGCTCCTGTCCTGAACCGCACGCTTGGCGCATGATTCAAACTCGTGCGACTGGAAATGCTCTTCTGTCGGGGATGATTGTCCGCAAAAGATACACTCTGCCTGTGTCTGACCCAGTCTCCAGATGACGTAGGGCTGCTCGGGCGGTAATGGAATGGCACAAACCCACGACGTGTCCCCAGGGGCATGGACCGATCGCTCATGTCGAAGCCAATCATATTTTTTGTTGAAGTTGCGCGAGCAGTAACTGCACGTAAAAGTACGAGCCTTTGATCGTTTCGATCTTGCCGATGCTGACTTCACCCATGCAGGATGGCCACGCTCTTCCAAGCTCCTTCCAGACAGAACGACGTCACTGTTAACAGACGCACGCGAGTAGTTGGATAAAGACCCATCCGAGGAGTAATGCAACGCCGACTGAGAgtacaacattgaatctgtACTTGCTGAAGACCCTaaatcatcgtcatcgcctgGTGCCCCTATCTCATGGTGAATATTTGAGTTGGAACCGATTGCCTTCTGAATAGCCGCTTCTGAGACTGGTTCACTGTCTGGGGGTGAGTGCTTCCATCTTTCAAACGGAGTCATACTCGAAGTCATTAAAGAGCGTGGCATAGGCGATCCAGCTCGAAACGTCGCGTTGTTGACCATTGGTTGCGTAGACAAGCGATGGCGTCGTCTGGCGTTGGTGAACCAGTTGATAACTTGGGTCCTGCTTAGGCCTGATTGCTCGGCCAGCGTCATTTTTTCGTCATCCGTTGGATATGGGTGTTGAATATTGACAGCGAACCAGTCTCGTAGGATCTGTGTTTTCCGAACAGAACGAGAGCTAGACCTCTTGCTGGTCACTGTGAGCCTAGCACCTGCAGTAGGAGACGGCCCAGACAGCCCAGATGATGGACCTGCACCCGGATGCGAAATCTGATCCCAAGCCAACTGATTTTCTTCCTCATTGACTCCGTGTAAGTGTCCAATCACTGGACGTGAAGTCTCGAACAGGGAGTGGCCGCGCTTCGACCGCTCAGCTAGACTGCAGTTTCTAAAAAGTGCAACGCAACTAGAACAAGAATTGACGGGGTTGGGGTTGGCATCTGTAGTTTGGAGCATGAAACATTGTAAACGCAGACGCTTGCAATGATTGCAGGGCTCGGGGGGGCGCCAAGCTCCGTTCTTGGCAAAGAACTCCTCCATAGCTTCTTGATACAATGCCGGCTCTAATCCAGGAGCCGGCTCCTGAATagggagggagagagaaaaggCGGCACTGTCATATTCCCTAGTTGGATGCGGAAATGCAAGGCTCGTGTCCTGGGGCTCAAAACCGGGTATCGCCGACGAGAATTGCGGAGAGATGGCATCTTGGCTACCCATATCCGCTCCGAACAAAAGCGATTCAGACCAGTCTAACTCGGCAGGTAGCACCGTAGTCGCACCGGCAGCCGCACTGGTTCCGATGATGCTCTGCGGCGACTCCAAGTCGGCCGAGGTTGAGATGCTGGACACTCGACGGTCGTCATTCGCGCCCTCCAAGGTCGTGGCGTCGACCACGCCCACGAAGAAATCATTGTCGGTTGACATCTGCTCCTACAACCCAGGCGAACAGGCGACGGATTAAAGGATATTTGGCGTCTTACATAGCAATGGTTAaatggcgagggcgacgtgATGACGTCTTTCTTGGCAAGTGAAGAAGCAATGTCAAGCGAATATTGGATTGAGAGGGGAGAAAATTGGGCTGAATGGCTTGTTTCTCATTCTGGCTGGATTCAGGGCCCAGGCAATCGGGCAATCGGGCAGACGGGCAGACGGATAGAGACCACCCTTGGCAAGCCTGCGCCTTGTCCGTGACGGACGGCGACCGGATGACGGACGGATCCCACTGTGAGTGAGAGGAGAGGCATGCGGTGGCGTTTTCCAGAAGCTCCAGTCTTCCCAGGTTTACCGGCCGACAACGGGCTGCAGGCTGGTTTATGCGCACTGAGTGTCGGCCAATAATCAtgtggtacggagtagtacggACTACTCCGTTGAAGAAAAAACAACGACTCAGCTTAAAGAATGTTGCCCACAGTGCATGCACCAAGCCAGTGCCGTGATCCGAATATTATCCGATTGTATACAATCTTGATATTCTGTCAACCACACGTCCTTGACGCCCTCTCTTATCTTCCACAGCCAAGATGTACGGCGGTTGCCAGGTCCCATTCAATCGAGTAGACATGGCTCGGTGGACTGGATTTACAGCCAAGTATAATCTGCCAACGTTGTGCCTCCCATGATGTGATGAGACATGTAGCCGTTCGATGGACGCTCCAAGAGGTTGACTTCTCTTGGCTTTCGGTAGTGGAACCACTGTTTTTTGTCTGTAGACACAGCGGGAAGGCGCGCGCACTCTGTGCGCAGAAGGCGCCTATTGTAAAACGGAAAAACAGCAAGATCCTCCCTCTCAGTTATAGATAAATATCATGTGTATTCTGTCCAGAGGATTGTCGGTGTTTTCTCTCACCAGGATCCAGAATCATCTGAGCACTGCTCTGGCTAAACAGGCTTGTTAAACATCTCCGCAATCCCTACTCTGTTCGTGTTGCTCGCAGAGATCTCGAGCCACTACTATGGCCTCGTCTCGAAGGGCTATGCAGCTCAACCCAGGTGCTGCCTCGTGGTGTGCAGATGGCTCCCTTTCCGCCGACACGAGGCTGGTTGACAGATTCCATAGCCAATTCCCCGATGGCTCCTCCACAAGGCTCGTGCGGCTTGACGAGGTTGCCAATCAtctcggcatcaaggccgtctATCTCAAAGATGAGAGCACGAGGTTCGGCCTGCCGTCTTTCAAGATCTTGGGTGCCTCCTGGGGAACTTTTCGCGCCCTGGTCCAAAAACTTGGACTCCCTCTAGATGCAGATTTGGCGGCAGTGAAAGATGCTCTGGTGCGTTCACCTATTCCCCTGTATGCAGCGAGCGAGGGCAATCATGGCAGAGCTGTGGCTAGGATGGGGTCTCTCCTGGGTGTGCCTGTCGAAATTCATGTTCCCTCAGATATGCCATCAGAGACGATGAAACGATTGGAAGAAGAGGGCGCCATAGTTTCCGTCAATGCTGGTACCTATGATGACGCCATGGGCACTGCTCGAGAAGCTTGCGCGGCAAGAGGCGGTCTCCTTGTGCAGGACTATTCCTTCGATGATTATAAAGAGATTCCCCAGGTGAGATTTCACATCTGCTGTGTCGGGTATAGTTGTGGTTTTCTAACTCTCACCGTACACAGTGGATAGTGGACGGATATTTGACAATGTTGCGAGAGATTGATGGCCAGCTCAATGGTACTGAAGCCGATCTTATCATCTCTCCAGTCGGCGTAGGCTCTCTTGCACAAGCAGTCGTCTCGcattataaaagaaaagctTGCAAGACAGCCGTCATGACAGTTGAACCTGACACCGCAGCATGTTTGTATAAGAGCTTACGTGCCAAAAAGTCTGTTGATGTTCAGACATATTCCACTATCATGGCTGGCCTGGACTGTGCTACCTTGTCGCCCATCGCATGGCCATTGCTGAAATCTGGTGTGGACGCCAGTTTGACCGTGTCTGATTATGAGGCACATCAGGCCTCCCAGTATCTAAAATCTCGACACATATCAGCAGGGCCATGCGGCGCTTCacctcttgctgctctccAACGCCTTACAAGGAAGGATATGGCTGACTTGGGCCTTGGACAAGATTCTGTGGTGGTTCTTCTCTGCACCGAGGGAACCAGAAGTTATCGCATTCCCATGGACGTCTCCGTTGATGGCCCTATCGCATTGACCCAAGCTTTAGTCCGCATCGACTCTTCCAATCCAGCATTGGGGTCTGTGCCTGGTCCAGGAGAGACTGAGATTGCCCGTTATATTGGCTCTTGGCTTGAACACCGCGATATTGAGACTCATTGGATTGAGCCAACCAAGGGACGCCCGTCCATTGTTGGTATTGTTCGAGGTTCAGGCGGAGGCAAGAATTTGATGTTCAACGGGCATATCGACACAGTCACAACGCTGGGTTATGATGATGACCCTCTAGGCGGAGAAATCAAGGATGGGAAGCTCTATGGACGGGGAGCCGATGACATGAAGTGCGGAATAGCTGCTGCCATGTCTGCCCTGGCGGCTTCCAAGGCCCAGGCTCTTCGAGGCGACGTCATATTTACTGGCGTGGCCGATGAGGAAGCAACCAGCATTGGCACAGAGCAGGTTCTTGAGGCAGGCTGGAGAGCAGACGGTGCCATTGTCAATGAGCCGACTGGCGAAGAAATAATCCACGCGCACAAAGGATTTGTCTGGCTCGAGGTCGATATTCATGGCCTCGCATCACATGGATCACTGCCTACAGTTGGCATAGACGCCATTACTCGGGCAGGTTATTTTTTGGTCGAACTGGACAGGTATTCGCAGAACTTGAGCAAAGGCTGGGCCGATCCTCTCTTGGCTCCAAGTGTCCATGCATCCACAATCAAGGGCGGTGAGGAGGAGTCTTCATATCCAGCATTGTGCACTGTGGTGATAGAGCGTCGAACTATTGCAGGCGAGTCTGTCGATTCGGTAACACAGGAGCTTCAAACTATTCTGGACAATCTCGCCAAGTCAGTCAAGGACTTCAAATATGACTTACGGGTAACTTTTGATAGGGCCCCTTTCAATATTGAGCCCGAACATCCGTTTGCAACACTTGTGGGCGGCGTTACCAGCGAGGTGCAGGGAAGAAAGACCAAATTCAGCAAAGGACCGTACTGGACTGATTGCGCCCTGCTGGCTGACAAAGACATCCCCGTTCTTCTCTGGGGCCCAACAGGTGATGGGCTTCACGGCAAAGAGGAGTGGGTGGAAGTAGCCTCTGTCGAACGAGTGGCCAGAGGATTGAGGATGATTGCACAAAAGTTTTGTAGCTAGGCCCTGGATTCTCGTGTCACCTTCCAGCATATGTCAAGTGGGCTTGCACTCACACGCGTCCAGTTACACGAGGGGTGGCGGGGAAGGAGCAATGGGCAGATCGGTTGCAGGTCGGGACATTGCATTGGCCAGGTTGATATACATCAAGGTCGGCCTGCATGGCTATGAGTTTTGTGTTTGGTCTAATGATTATGGGATAGTCTGCAGTGTCCCTCCTAAATTCAAAGGCCAGtaatgtacggagtatgtgggATCGGCCTCGGTAGCCAACGACCTAATCATGGACCTACGCCAGTCCAGACTGCCCAAACAGGATATCAATACAATAAACGCCGTTACATGCCGTTAGTAGGACCCTCAAACTCCAAGCTAGAAGAAAGTCATGATGTACAATACCGCCTTCATCTTCTGCAGTATTTGACCAAAGCATCGGCTACAAGGCGCCCGAACCGCTCCGGCGACTGTGTTGCGGCTTTTACAGGATCATGTATTGTAATCCAAAGGGTTCCCCAAACTATGTTGGCCACGCCGTTTTGAGACCCGGGCCGATACCCAAGCGTATGAAGAGCTTCATATACATGTCGCGTCAGTCGTCGGCGGGTAAGCGTACGCACGACAGCAGACATGCTCCCAACACTAGTGATCATAATCCACATTGGCTCTTGCCACGTTTTCTGGGCATATTTGGCCCGCTTCATTGGTGCCAGAGGGTGACCCCGAGGGTCGAAATAGCGGAGGTCGAACGGATGGATGATGTGTCGTGGACTATATGCCAACGTGGCGCTGAAATCTGAGGCAGCTCGGGATAGCTCAGAGCCTCCGTTGAAGCGGATCATTCGTCCATTGTCGGGTTCGAGGCCATGTTTGAGAAGAAAGTCTCGGTTTTGGGGCGTGGTCAGGAGCTTGCCATCGGCCTTGACGAAGTTTTTTACTTCTTCAGGTATGAATCTCTTGACGGACTTGGATTTGCTAGGCTGTCGCTTAGCGCTCGGCGGTCGCATTACACTCGAGGCCGAACGCTGCGTTGATGCGAACAGCCACAAATGAGAGCTCCTAGGCAACGTCGAGCTCGAGACCAGAGGTCGCCAGAAGGCTCTTGCTATCGCCATGTGAAGTTGAGCTGAAATCCGGCCGCTAGTTTCATCTTTGCCACTTCGAAGGCGAAATGAACAGAGCTGGCGAGGGACGGGCTCGAATTGGGAAGCTCGTGGCTGGCAAATCGGCTGGAGCAGAAAGGAAGTAATACTAGAATGAGTCGAGAGATTATCATGTGTGACAGAAGGACGTGTCGTCCAACCAACCAGACGTCACAACATTTGAAAACCGGGCCCACTAcggcgtactccgtagtaccGGCTGCCGTACGTCAGGCACTGACTGGTACGCGCCACAGGATATCAACGGCGTTGGTTATGTAAGCGCGTCCCTTCAGTTTTGACCAAGCGTCGCCTCTTCTGCTAGAACgaaacttattattatattagagTAAAAAGTAATTAGGAGTGAAAGACACACGCGTTAATGGCATGACACTTGGATGCCGACACCAACCCAAGTCATCTCGAAGCCAGCCCATTGTGGACCGGCGGAACACAGAGTTCTTGGTGCACCCACGCCCACAAGCCAGTAGCCCACAGCCCACATTGTCTGCGCCAATGTGCATGCAGCCCACCATTGAGTCATCGCAGGCGCACGCACACAGAGCCCAACGCCAGATGGCGAAAAATTAATCACGTCCGAAGTTGGGAGGCGGACCAAAGTTGCAGACGGACCTGGGAAGCGGACCAAAGTGATTGGGAAGGAGCGATTCAAGCTCGGCGTCTGTACATGCACCCAAACACACAAAAATATAAATTCTCCACAGCACCGAGTGCCCGTCCATTCTGAAGTACTAACCGCCCGGCCTAGTCCTCAAACCTGCCcacttacttaagtaataaGTCCCCTTCCACAACACTACCGCCACCTTCAGACTTGACACCTCTCGAGCAAAGAACGTCGCGTCCACACCCCTTGCGCTTCAGCAAACCCCGTCCCGTGCGCGCAGCCGCCAGTCTACAACATCATCTCCATTGTAACGCGCATCACCGCTACCACAGTCAAATATGCCTAAGAACAAGGGAAAGGTGCGTTCACAAAAATAAGTCCGGCCTCTTGCGCTGGTTTTGCCCCGCCCCCGCCATTGTGTGCCGCCGTATCTGTGTGCCTCATAGCAGGCACTGATTGCCAATACCCTCAAAAAAACACGCCATGCTGACAGTTATTGCAATAATAGGGCGGCAAGAACCGCAGACGAGGTACCAAGGAGAACGATGACCAGCGTCGAGAGTTGACCTTCAAGGAGGACGGCCAGGAATATGCCCAGGTTATCAAGATGCTGGGCAACGGACGACTTGAGGCCCTTTGTTTCGACGGCAGCAAGCGTCTCGCCAACGTATGTAACAATGCACCCAAACACCCGCTCATCAGTCCTCATGCCATGGAGATGGATGTTTGTTTCAACATCATATATGGATCATGAAATGTTGATTCAGGCAAACATTTCCCGCCACAAAAACCAACATTGCCTCCATTCTATTTCCTCCTTCCATCAATCTACCTTACTAACTCGACCTCTTACAGATTCGTGGCAAGATGCGCAAGAAGGTCTGGATCAACCAGGGTGATATCATCCTCCTCTCTTTGCGTGACTTCCAAGACAACAAGGGCGATGTCATTCTCAAGTACACTGCCGACGAGGCTCGTTCTCTGAAATCGTATGGCGAGCTTCCCGAGCACGCCAAGATTAACGAAACCGACACCTTCGGTCAAggagaggacggcgaggccTACTTCGAGTTCGGTGACGCAGACTCAGATGAGGACTCcgacgaagatgagaagaagaaggaggtcGACATTGACGACATCTAAGTCCccagtcgtcgtcatcttgcCGTGCTCATCTCCTCATCGGCAAGACCGCGGAGTTCCGGCTCGCCACCCGGGCTCTACCACCGTTCACCACATCTCTAGCCCAAAGAAACAACaaagagaagagaaacaGGGCTGACCACactttttgcctttgccaTTTTTCTGTGTACCTCTTTGGGTTCTCTTTGCCGTCTCAACTTGCGCGCGCGCGGTTTGACTCTGTGTCACGAGTCCTCTTCCAGGTTGACCGTTCCGCCATTCCGCGCTGCGCGTGCGCCGGGCCGGCTGGGAGTTTGCTCACGGACACACACGCATCTACACTGTCTTCTCTCTCAACCCCTCTGGAAgcgaaagaaggaaaaaaaagggagtGTCTTGTTCTTATAATGTTACTTTATTTTAGCACTTGCACCctgcctctttttttttatcgaTATTTGGTCTCCCTTGGGTCCCGCGACAGTTCTATAGCAGGAGTGGGGGTTTGGGGACCGCCGTGGTGGGAGAGACGTCACGGCGCGTCCATTTGTCATGTTTCTTTGAAGGTTCTTCAACTTTGTTGTCTTCTTTACAGTTATTATGAATATGAGCATCATGGCATTCCCTTTATCGCTTGTAGCGGGCCATCAGCAGTCTTTGCATGATAGATCAAGAAATTATGCCAACAAGATGAATCCACGAAAGCTAATGCCATATATGATCTTGAAGATTATCTGCTTTTTATTCTCCCTTTTGGTTatgtttgtgtgtgtgtgtgtgtgtgtgtgctaTGTAGAGACCTCGACCACCGATCGAAGAGCCACATGGTAAATGAATGATAGTTTCCCTCAACACCTCCTATACATGCGAGCTACTGCTCCAAAACTTGCCATGCTCGCAGCAACTCGACACTAAACGTGGCATACCACCTCTTCCAGCCCCCGAATACACAGGTCAAGATAATGCGTTATAGTGTCTCCGGATGACATTGTGTAGCGTCGTGGTCTTAATCccagtcatcatcatcaccttCGTCGTCTATTAGATGGTTAGTTTACTGCTACATATAGTACGTGTAGGATAATTCAAAACATACCACTCTTGGAAACTTTATCCTTTCTCTTTTTCAACGCAGCAGCTAAAGCATctgccatgccgccgccgccgccagcagcagcaactgcaCCAGCTGGTGGACCAGCACCTCCTGAATCCCCACCTGCGCCGACCTGCGCGGCGGATCGGTCTCGGATTTGAGTTCTGTCAATTTTCTTTAAGGACCCAATGCCACCCGCTTTTTGGATATCGCCCAGCATGGCAGCTCGACCCTTATCAGCTCCTGCTGAAGGGCCGGCTGGGATGCCAGAAGAGTAGCCTGAGTCGCGGTTTGGTGGTGggggaggcggaggaggcggaggaggtgCTCCGCTTGAAGATGGCATAGGCGGTGGcagtggaggaggcggaggtgCTGCCGAACCGCTGGACGGcatgggcggcggtggaAGAGGAGCATTTGATGATGGTAACGGGGGAGGCGGAGGGGCGCTTGATGAAGGCAGCGGCGGAGGTGGAGGAGCGTTTGATGAAGGCAGCGGCGGAGGTGGAGGAGCGTTTGACGAAGGCAAGGGGGGAGGTGGAGGAGCGTTTAACGCTGGCaatggtggaggaggaggaggaatgcTAGCAGCagcgggaggaggaggcataGGTCTTGAACTCGATGGTGGGAGAGGCGGAGGAGCACTACTAGCTGGTGGTACCTTGGGAGGCAACGGCGGAGGTGCAGGAGGTGCTGAGTGAGAGTCGTTTGCtcgaggcggaggcgggggCGGCACCGGCCCGCGACTGGGAGTCGGGGGAGGAAGGCGTTGGCCGGTAAAGGCGGGAGGAACGGAGAACCTGTGGCTAGAATTCTCGGGTTCAATAGGTGTCTTGGCCGGGCGAGGA is a genomic window containing:
- the ygeX gene encoding Diaminopropionate ammonia-lyase; translation: MASSRRAMQLNPGAASWCADGSLSADTRLVDRFHSQFPDGSSTRLVRLDEVANHLGIKAVYLKDESTRFGLPSFKILGASWGTFRALVQKLGLPLDADLAAVKDALVRSPIPLYAASEGNHGRAVARMGSLLGVPVEIHVPSDMPSETMKRLEEEGAIVSVNAGTYDDAMGTAREACAARGGLLVQDYSFDDYKEIPQWIVDGYLTMLREIDGQLNGTEADLIISPVGVGSLAQAVVSHYKRKACKTAVMTVEPDTAACLYKSLRAKKSVDVQTYSTIMAGLDCATLSPIAWPLLKSGVDASLTVSDYEAHQASQYLKSRHISAGPCGASPLAALQRLTRKDMADLGLGQDSVVVLLCTEGTRSYRIPMDVSVDGPIALTQALVRIDSSNPALGSVPGPGETEIARYIGSWLEHRDIETHWIEPTKGRPSIVGIVRGSGGGKNLMFNGHIDTVTTLGYDDDPLGGEIKDGKLYGRGADDMKCGIAAAMSALAASKAQALRGDVIFTGVADEEATSIGTEQVLEAGWRADGAIVNEPTGEEIIHAHKGFVWLEVDIHGLASHGSLPTVGIDAITRAGYFLVELDRYSQNLSKGWADPLLAPSVHASTIKGGEEESSYPALCTVVIERRTIAGESVDSVTQELQTILDNLAKSVKDFKYDLRVTFDRAPFNIEPEHPFATLVGGVTSEVQGRKTKFSKGPYWTDCALLADKDIPVLLWGPTGDGLHGKEEWVEVASVERVARGLRMIAQKFCS
- the EIF1AY gene encoding Eukaryotic translation initiation factor 1A, Y-chromosomal: MPKNKGKGGKNRRRGTKENDDQRRELTFKEDGQEYAQVIKMLGNGRLEALCFDGSKRLANIRGKMRKKVWINQGDIILLSLRDFQDNKGDVILKYTADEARSLKSYGELPEHAKINETDTFGQGEDGEAYFEFGDADSDEDSDEDEKKKEVDIDDI